One part of the Triplophysa dalaica isolate WHDGS20190420 chromosome 25, ASM1584641v1, whole genome shotgun sequence genome encodes these proteins:
- the LOC130415650 gene encoding transmembrane protein 42: MFPGVVYALLAGFLGAVASSSAKLSLGTDYLKGVCETGLRTWGEQRRFTQDNETTACDWLHIPLRLLCGGLLFTCNAVMWTFLAKALRSSCSSTYTTVTTTASNFISSAFLGQLIFGESHIALWWVGISLTLSGLLVLHHTSPHLTQSHGNKRDD; the protein is encoded by the exons ATGTTTCCCGGTGTCGTCTATGCGCTGCTGGCCGGGTTTCTCGGCGCCGTGGCGAGCTCGTCCGCGAAACTGTCTCTCGGAACCGATTATCTGAAGGGCGTGTGTGAGACGGGTCTGAGGACGTGGGGAGAGCAGAGGAGATTCACGCAAGACAACGAAACCACAGCCTGTGACTGG ttaCACATTCCACTCAGACTGCTGTGTGGTGGTCTGTTGTTCACCTGTAATGCTGTGATGTGGACGTTCCTGGCGAAGGCTCTCCGTAGCTCGTGTTCATCTACTTACACCACTGTGACCACAACGGCATCCAACTTCATCTCCTCT GCATTTCTGGGGCAGCTAATATTTGGAGAGAGCCACATTGCTCTGTGGTGGGTGGGCATTTCATTGACTCTCTCCGGTCTTCTGGTGCTACATCACACTTCACCGCACCTCACACAATCGCACGGCAACAAGAGAGACGATTGA
- the zdhhc3b gene encoding palmitoyltransferase ZDHHC3: MKSFPANRSRDIERQAGYLQPEHCVPPPPRGPSADDMWFIRDGCGIVCGVITWLLVFYAEFVVVFVMLLPAKNVLYSIFNGAVFNALAFLALASHFKAMCTDPGAVPKGNATKEFIESLQLRPGQVVYKCPKCCSIKPDRAHHCSVCKRCIKKMDHHCPWVNNCVGETNQKYFVLFTMYIALISLHALIMVAFHFVFCFEEDWAKCGNFSPPTTVILLVFLCFEGLLFLIFTSVMFGTQVHSICNDETGIEQLKKEEKRWVKKSKWMNMKVVFGHPFSIAWLNPFATPDHGKANLYQYVV, from the exons ATGAAGAGTTTCCCAGCTAACCGCAGCCGGGACATCGAGCGGCAGGCTGGTTATCTGCAGCCGGAGCACTGCGTCCCTCCGCCTCCGCGCGGGCCCTCGGCCGATGACATGTGGTTCATCCGGGATGGCTGTGGCATCGTGTGCGGGGTCATCACGTGGCTGCTGGTGTTTTACGCAGAGTTTGTCGTTGTGTTTGTAATGCTGCTGCCGGCGAAGAACGTGCTGTACAGCATCTTTAACGGCGCTGTCTTTAACGCTCTGGCCTTTCTCGCCCTGGCGTCACACTTCAAAGCCATGTGTACCGACCCG GGAGCTGTTCCAAAGGGAAACGCCACTAAAGAGTTCATTGAGAGTTTACAGTTAAGGCCGGGACAGGTGGTCTACAAATGTCCCAAATGCTGCAGTATTAAACCTGACAGAGCTCATCACTGCAG TGTGTGTAAACGCTGCATCAAGAAGATGGATCATCACTGTCCGTGGGTGAACAACTGTGTTGGAGAAACCAATCAGAAATACTTTGTGCTTTTCACT ATGTACATTGCTCTGATCTCTCTTCATGCCCTCATCATGGTGGCCTTTCACTTTGTCTTCTGTTTTGAGGAAGACTGGGCGA AGTGCGGTAACTTCTCTCCTCCAACGACGGTCATCCTCCTCGTCTTCCTGTGTTTTGAGGGTCTGCTCTTCCTCATTTTCACCTCTGTGATGTTTGGAACGCAGGTTCACTCCATCTGTAACGATGAGACC GGTATCGAGCAGCTGAAGAAGGAGGAGAAACGATGGGTGAAGAAATCAAAGTGGATGAACATGAAGGTTGTGTTCGGTCATCCGTTCTCCATCGCCTGGCTCAATCCGTTCGCCACACCCGATCACGGGAAGGCCAATCTCTACCAGTATGTGGTGTAA